The Cucumis melo cultivar AY chromosome 6, USDA_Cmelo_AY_1.0, whole genome shotgun sequence genome includes a region encoding these proteins:
- the LOC103483657 gene encoding 3-ketoacyl-CoA synthase 20, with protein sequence MADHRLPNFLLSVRLKYVKLGYHYLISNAMYLLLLPFLAALSAHLSTFQFQDFLHLWNILNFNLLSVALCSSLLVFLTTLYVMTRPRKVYLLNFSCYKPDPARTCERGTFLHRSELTGSFTEENLGFQKKILERSGLGEKTYLPEAVMRVPPNPCMAEARKEAEAVMFGAIDELLEKTGVKAKDIGILVVNCSLFNPTPSLSAMIVNHYKLRGNILSYNLGGMGCSAGLISIDLAKQLLQVHPNSYALVVSMENITLNWYFGNDRSMLVSNCLFRMGGAAILLSNRPSDRRRSKYQLIHTVRTHKGSDDKCYNCVFQQEDDTGRVGVRLSKDLMAVAGEALKTNITTLGPLVLPMSEQLLFFATLVAKKIFKIKKIKPYIPDFKLAFEHFCIHAGGRAVLDELEKNLDLSEWHMEPSRMTLNRFGNTSSSSLWYELAYSEAKGRIRKGDRTWQIAFGSGFKCNSAVWRALRTVDPAKEKNPWMDEIHEFPVEVPRVAPIHKP encoded by the exons aTGGCCGATCACAGGCTCCCTAATTTCCTCTTATCCGTCCGCCTTAAATACGTTAAACTCGGCTACCATTACTTAATCTCCAACGCCATGTACCTTCTCTTACTCCCTTTCCTCGCCGCTCTCTCTGCTCATCTCTCCACTTTCCAATTCCAAGACTTTCTCCATCTTTGGAACATCCTCAATTTCAATCTCCTCTCTGTTGCACTCTGTTCTTCCCTCCTCGTCTTCCTCACTACCCTTTACGTTATGACCCGACCCAGAAAAGTTTATCTCCTTAACTTCTCTTGTTACAAGCCCGATCCAGCTAGGACTTGCGAAAGGGGAACCTTTCTCCATAGATCGGAGCTCACTGGGAGTTTTACTGAGGAGAATTTGGGGTTCCAGAAGAAGATTCTCGAGAGGTCTGGTTTGGGGGAAAAGACTTACTTGCCCGAGGCTGTTATGAGAGTCCCGCCGAATCCTTGTATGGCCGAGGCGAGGAAGGAAGCGGAGGCTGTTATGTTTGGTGCCATTGATGAATTGTTGGAGAAGACGGGTGTGAAGGCTAAGGATATTGGGATTTTGGTGGTGAATTGTAGTTTGTTTAATCCTACACCTTCTTTGTCTGCCATGATTGTTAATCATTATAAGCTTAGAGGGAATATTTTGAGTTATAATCTTGGTGGTATGGGTTGCAGTGCTGGTCTTATCTCCATTGATCTTGCTAAACAACTCTTGcag GTACACCCAAATTCGTATGCCTTAGTAGTAAGCATGGAGAACATCACACTAAATTGGTACTTCGGCAACGACCGATCAATGCTTGTCTCAAATTGCCTATTTAGAATGGGCGGCGCTGCCATCCTTCTCTCAAACCGCCCTTCCGACCGCCGTCGTTCGAAGTACCAACTCATTCACACCGTCCGAACCCACAAAGGCTCCGACGACAAATGCTATAATTGCGTTTTCCAACAAGAAGACGACACCGGGCGTGTAGGCGTACGTCTCTCCAAAGACCTAATGGCGGTGGCCGGAGAAGCTTTAAAAACAAACATCACAACACTCGGCCCACTCGTGCTCCCAATGTCAGAACAACTGCTGTTCTTCGCAACACTGGTAGCGAAGAAAATCTTCaaaatcaagaaaataaagCCGTACATCCCGGATTTCAAGCTGGCGTTCGAGCACTTCTGCATCCACGCGGGAGGGCGGGCGGTGTTGGACGAACTGGAGAAGAATCTTGATCTGAGTGAATGGCATATGGAGCCGTCGAGAATGACGCTGAACAGATTTGGGAATACATCGAGCAGTTCGTTGTGGTATGAGTTGGCTTATAGTGAAGCGAAAGGGAGGATCCGGAAAGGGGATAGGACATGGCAGATTGCGTTCGGGTCGGGTTTCAAGTGTAATAGTGCGGTGTGGAGGGCGTTGAGGACGGTTGATCCGGCGAAGGAGAAGAATCCATGGATGGATGAGATACATGAGTTTCCTGTGGAGGTTCCAAGGGTGGCCCCCATTCATAAACcttga